The following coding sequences are from one Streptomyces sp. NBC_00536 window:
- a CDS encoding MFS transporter: protein MVSSAAAPKASSGIRRIVAASLIGTTIEWYDFFLYGTAAALVFNKLFFPTADPLTGTLIAFLTYAIGFLARPLGGVVFGHFGDKVGRKKLLVLSLLMMGGATFAMGLLPTHASIGVGAPVLLTLLRLIQGFALGGEWGGAVLIVSEHGGEEHRGFWASWPQSGAPGGNLLATGVLALLASLQSDAEFLAWGWRIPFLLSGVLVIVGLWIRLSVSESPLFLAARAKADAEAARGVKERAPVVQVFRRDWRQVLTAIGTRFGENISYYVLTSFLLVYVTAHLGLPKTTALDAVLIGSAVHFVTIPAWGALSDRIGRRPVTLIGSCGMALWAFGFFALLDTESFPVIAVAVTVGLLLHGAMYGPQAAFISEMFDTKVRYSGASMGSQLASIVAGALAPIIAVELLKDYGSSVPVSVYLCAAAVVTTLTVAFAKETRGRDLARTVSDTSAPGPSGRTGRKARQAQRAA, encoded by the coding sequence ATGGTCTCCTCCGCAGCCGCCCCGAAGGCTTCGTCCGGCATCAGACGGATCGTCGCCGCCAGCCTGATCGGGACCACCATCGAGTGGTACGACTTCTTCCTCTACGGCACCGCCGCCGCGCTCGTCTTCAACAAGCTGTTCTTTCCCACGGCCGATCCGCTGACCGGGACGCTGATCGCCTTCCTCACCTACGCGATCGGGTTCCTGGCGCGGCCGCTGGGCGGGGTGGTGTTCGGGCACTTCGGTGACAAGGTCGGGCGCAAGAAGCTGCTGGTGCTCAGTCTGCTGATGATGGGCGGGGCGACGTTCGCGATGGGGCTGCTGCCCACGCACGCGAGCATCGGGGTCGGTGCGCCCGTACTGCTCACGCTGCTGCGGCTGATCCAGGGGTTCGCGCTGGGCGGTGAGTGGGGCGGGGCCGTGCTGATCGTGTCCGAGCACGGCGGGGAGGAGCACCGCGGGTTCTGGGCCTCCTGGCCCCAGTCCGGTGCGCCGGGCGGGAACCTGCTGGCGACCGGTGTGCTCGCGCTGCTCGCCTCCCTCCAGTCGGACGCCGAGTTCCTGGCCTGGGGCTGGCGGATCCCGTTCCTGCTCTCCGGTGTGCTGGTGATCGTCGGGCTGTGGATCCGGCTCTCGGTGTCCGAGTCCCCCCTCTTCCTCGCCGCCCGGGCGAAGGCCGACGCGGAGGCGGCCCGCGGGGTCAAGGAACGGGCTCCCGTCGTCCAGGTGTTCCGCCGGGACTGGCGTCAGGTGCTGACCGCCATCGGCACCCGGTTCGGCGAGAACATCTCCTACTACGTCCTCACCTCCTTCCTCCTCGTGTACGTCACCGCGCACCTGGGGCTGCCCAAGACCACCGCGCTGGACGCGGTCCTGATCGGCTCCGCCGTCCACTTCGTCACCATTCCGGCCTGGGGTGCGCTCTCCGACCGGATCGGGCGCCGCCCGGTGACCCTGATCGGCTCGTGCGGCATGGCGCTGTGGGCGTTCGGCTTCTTCGCCCTGCTCGACACGGAATCGTTCCCGGTGATCGCGGTGGCCGTCACCGTCGGTCTGCTGCTGCACGGCGCGATGTACGGGCCGCAGGCGGCCTTCATCTCCGAGATGTTCGACACCAAGGTCCGCTATTCCGGGGCCTCCATGGGCTCCCAGCTCGCCTCGATCGTCGCCGGGGCCCTGGCGCCGATCATCGCCGTCGAACTGCTCAAGGACTACGGGTCCTCCGTACCGGTGTCGGTCTACCTCTGCGCGGCCGCCGTCGTCACCACCCTCACCGTGGCCTTCGCGAAGGAGACCCGCGGCCGCGACCTGGCGCGTACCGTGAGCGACACCTCGGCGCCCGGGCCGTCCGGACGGACGGGCCGCAAGGCCCGGCAGGCACAGCGGGCCGCCTGA
- the kdpF gene encoding K(+)-transporting ATPase subunit F: MNAENIVGLVVAVSLLGYLILALVYPERF; the protein is encoded by the coding sequence GTGAACGCCGAAAACATCGTCGGCCTCGTCGTGGCCGTCTCCCTGCTCGGATACCTCATCCTCGCCCTTGTGTACCCGGAGAGGTTCTAG
- a CDS encoding HNH endonuclease: MCATVLALPSPRHRYSEAAHIRAREDNGPDIVENLLCLCPTCHVLFDAGARVLTDDLTIVDTVTGQHGKKSNSTGGISSTPGMFTTTVGAGPAKTCLRSQARHRHSPSSEALQRRPSARALATERHCARTPARPRSGPVAGQQRTSEGRSRRFAWSGAVSKNLLAASICTGIRIRRRQVDLRGQIPHPRSLRFAPPRPQTRRAQRSVTSTEPARVRLRGVLTWAFGSAPNQHGSRHRPSKTGATRQFRRGLSVGCSRLWSTPPTRVWPWGT, translated from the coding sequence ATGTGCGCCACAGTCCTGGCCCTGCCCTCACCACGCCATCGATACAGCGAAGCAGCCCACATCCGAGCCAGAGAGGACAACGGACCCGACATCGTCGAGAACCTCCTATGCCTCTGCCCGACCTGCCACGTCCTCTTCGACGCGGGAGCACGGGTCCTGACCGACGACCTCACGATCGTCGACACCGTGACGGGCCAACACGGGAAAAAATCCAACTCCACCGGTGGCATTTCATCGACGCCCGGTATGTTCACCACCACCGTCGGCGCTGGGCCAGCAAAGACTTGCCTCCGCTCACAAGCGCGCCATCGGCACAGCCCAAGCTCTGAGGCCCTCCAACGACGGCCATCGGCTCGGGCCCTGGCCACGGAACGCCACTGCGCCCGCACTCCCGCACGACCAAGATCCGGGCCAGTTGCGGGCCAGCAACGCACCTCCGAAGGCCGATCGCGTCGTTTTGCCTGGTCAGGAGCGGTGTCGAAGAACCTGCTGGCGGCCAGTATCTGCACCGGCATACGGATTCGGCGGCGCCAAGTAGACCTGAGAGGCCAAATCCCACATCCCCGCTCCCTCCGCTTTGCCCCGCCTCGACCACAAACACGTCGCGCTCAACGCAGCGTAACCAGCACCGAACCAGCACGGGTCAGGTTGCGAGGGGTGCTGACGTGGGCTTTCGGGTCAGCACCAAACCAGCACGGGAGCCGGCACCGGCCTTCCAAAACGGGCGCAACTCGGCAATTTCGTCGAGGGCTCTCGGTGGGGTGTTCGAGGCTGTGGAGCACGCCGCCCACGCGGGTGTGGCCGTGGGGCACATAG
- a CDS encoding sensor histidine kinase KdpD: MGRGKLRIYLGAAPGVGKTYAMLSEAHRRTERGTDCVVGFVEHHHRPRTEVMLHGLELIERREIEYRGTTFTEMDVDAILSRRPAVALVDELAHTNVPGSRNAKRWQDVEELLQAGIDVVSTVNIQHLESLGDVVETITGVRQRETVPDEVARRADQIELVDMSPQALRRRMAHGNVYKSDKVDAALSNYFRPGNLTALRELALLWVADRVDEYLQEYRGEHNIRSTWQARERIVVGLTGGPEGRTLIRRAARLAEKGSGGEVLAVYIAASDGLTSASPKELAVQRTLVEDLGGTFHHVIGDNVPDALLEFARGCNATQIVLGVSRRRSWQSVFRPGVSATVARESGPDLDVHIVTHDEAAKGRGLPVARGARLGRSRIIRGWLAGIAGPALLTVLLNQVVPDLGLANDMLLFLTFTVAAALLGGLLPALASAAFGSLLLNYWFTPPLHEFTISDPKNIVAIAIFVGVAVSVASVVDLAARRTHQAARLRAESEILSFLAGSVLRGENSLDALLERLRETFAMQSVVLLERTSEVDPWITAASVGTGAVSRPEDADVDLPIGDNMALALTGRVLPAEDRRVLGAFAAQAAVVLDRQRLVDQAEKSRELAEANRIRTALLAAVSHDLRTPLAGIKASVSSLRSDDVEWSEEDKAELLEGIEDGADRLAALIGNLLDMSRLNTGTVVPLIRETDLDEVVPMALGGVPEDSVVLDIPETLPMIAVDRGLLERAVANIVENAVKYSPAGQPVNVSASALASRVELRVVDRGPGVPDEAKDRIFEPFQRHGDAPRGAGVGLGLAVARGFTEAIGGTLTAEDTPGGGLTMVITLPIAGSAPPVTAELPTSAVT, from the coding sequence ATGGGACGCGGCAAGCTCCGCATCTACCTCGGCGCGGCACCGGGCGTCGGCAAGACGTACGCGATGCTCTCCGAGGCGCACCGCCGGACCGAGCGGGGCACCGACTGCGTCGTCGGCTTCGTCGAGCACCACCACCGTCCGCGCACCGAGGTCATGCTGCACGGCCTGGAACTCATCGAGCGGCGCGAGATCGAGTACCGGGGCACCACCTTCACGGAGATGGACGTCGACGCGATCCTCTCCCGCCGCCCCGCCGTGGCGCTGGTCGACGAACTCGCGCACACCAACGTCCCCGGCTCGCGCAACGCCAAACGCTGGCAGGACGTCGAGGAACTCCTCCAGGCCGGTATCGACGTGGTCTCCACCGTCAACATCCAGCACCTCGAATCGCTGGGCGACGTGGTCGAGACGATCACCGGCGTACGCCAGCGCGAGACGGTCCCCGATGAAGTCGCCCGGCGGGCCGACCAGATCGAGCTGGTCGACATGTCCCCGCAGGCCCTGCGGCGGCGCATGGCCCACGGCAACGTCTACAAGTCCGACAAGGTCGACGCGGCCCTCTCCAACTACTTCCGGCCCGGCAATCTGACCGCCCTGCGCGAACTGGCCCTGCTCTGGGTCGCGGACCGGGTCGACGAGTACCTCCAGGAGTACCGCGGCGAGCACAACATCCGCTCCACCTGGCAGGCCCGTGAACGCATCGTCGTCGGTCTCACCGGCGGACCGGAAGGCCGTACGCTCATCCGCCGCGCAGCCCGGCTCGCCGAGAAGGGTTCCGGCGGCGAGGTCCTGGCCGTCTACATCGCCGCCAGCGACGGGCTGACGTCCGCTTCTCCCAAGGAACTCGCCGTCCAGCGCACCCTGGTGGAGGATCTCGGCGGTACCTTCCACCACGTCATAGGCGACAACGTCCCCGACGCGCTGCTGGAGTTCGCCCGCGGCTGCAACGCCACCCAGATCGTGCTCGGCGTCAGCCGCCGCCGCTCGTGGCAGTCGGTCTTCCGACCGGGCGTCAGCGCGACCGTGGCCCGCGAATCGGGCCCCGACCTCGACGTCCACATCGTCACGCACGACGAGGCCGCCAAAGGCCGGGGCCTGCCGGTCGCCCGAGGAGCGCGGCTGGGGCGGTCGCGCATCATCCGGGGCTGGCTGGCCGGCATCGCCGGGCCGGCGCTGCTGACCGTCCTGCTGAACCAGGTCGTCCCCGACCTCGGGCTCGCCAACGACATGCTGCTCTTCCTCACCTTCACGGTGGCGGCGGCGCTGCTCGGCGGGCTGCTGCCCGCCCTGGCCTCGGCGGCCTTCGGCTCCCTACTGCTGAACTACTGGTTCACCCCGCCGCTGCACGAGTTCACCATCTCCGACCCCAAGAACATCGTCGCCATCGCGATCTTCGTGGGCGTCGCGGTGTCGGTGGCCTCCGTGGTCGACCTCGCCGCCCGGCGCACCCACCAGGCCGCCCGGCTGCGCGCCGAGTCCGAGATCCTCTCCTTCCTCGCCGGCAGCGTCCTGCGCGGCGAGAACTCCCTCGACGCCCTCCTGGAACGGCTGCGCGAGACTTTCGCCATGCAGTCGGTCGTCCTCCTGGAACGCACGAGCGAAGTCGACCCCTGGATCACGGCCGCATCCGTCGGCACCGGCGCCGTCAGCCGCCCCGAGGACGCGGACGTCGACCTGCCCATCGGCGACAACATGGCCCTCGCCCTGACGGGCCGGGTACTCCCGGCCGAGGACCGCCGTGTACTCGGCGCCTTCGCCGCCCAGGCAGCCGTCGTACTCGACCGCCAGCGCCTCGTCGACCAGGCCGAGAAATCCCGCGAGCTCGCCGAAGCCAACCGCATCCGCACCGCACTGCTCGCCGCCGTCAGCCACGACCTGCGCACCCCACTCGCCGGGATCAAGGCCTCCGTCAGCTCCCTGCGCTCCGACGACGTCGAATGGTCCGAGGAGGACAAAGCCGAACTCCTCGAAGGCATCGAGGACGGCGCCGACCGCCTCGCCGCGCTGATCGGGAACCTCCTCGACATGTCCCGCCTCAACACCGGCACCGTCGTTCCCCTGATCCGCGAGACCGACCTCGACGAGGTCGTCCCGATGGCGCTGGGCGGCGTACCGGAGGACAGCGTCGTCCTGGACATCCCCGAAACCCTGCCGATGATCGCCGTCGACCGCGGACTGCTGGAACGGGCCGTCGCCAACATCGTCGAGAACGCCGTCAAGTACAGCCCCGCCGGCCAGCCGGTCAACGTCTCGGCCAGCGCCCTCGCCAGCCGCGTCGAACTGCGCGTCGTCGACCGCGGCCCCGGCGTCCCCGACGAGGCCAAGGACCGCATCTTCGAACCCTTCCAGCGCCACGGCGACGCCCCGCGCGGCGCCGGAGTCGGCCTCGGCCTCGCCGTCGCCCGCGGCTTCACCGAGGCCATCGGCGGCACCCTCACCGCCGAGGACACCCCGGGCGGCGGACTCACCATGGTCATCACCCTCCCCATAGCGGGCAGCGCCCCACCGGTCACCGCGGAACTCCCGACCTCGGCGGTCACCTGA
- a CDS encoding response regulator, which produces MTRVLVVEDDPQLVRALKINLQARKFEVEEAADGATALRLAAAHKPDVIVLDLGLPDMDGIEVIKGVREWSKVPILVLSARHTSEDKIRALDAGADDYVTKPFSMDELLARLRAASRRQASPETSQVAKVSVVTTDEFSIDLIAKKVRRGERTVRLTPTEWHLLEILITHPGRLITQGQLLLEVWGPTYGENTNYLRVYMAQLRRKLEADPSHPRYLITEPGMGYRFEP; this is translated from the coding sequence ATGACCCGGGTGCTGGTGGTGGAGGACGATCCGCAGCTCGTCCGCGCGCTGAAGATCAATCTCCAGGCGCGCAAGTTCGAGGTCGAGGAGGCCGCCGACGGCGCCACGGCGCTGCGGCTCGCCGCCGCCCACAAGCCGGACGTCATAGTGCTCGACCTCGGACTGCCCGACATGGACGGGATCGAAGTCATCAAGGGTGTGCGCGAGTGGAGCAAGGTCCCCATCCTGGTCCTCTCCGCACGGCACACCTCGGAGGACAAGATCCGGGCCCTGGACGCCGGCGCGGACGACTACGTGACGAAACCGTTCAGCATGGACGAGCTCCTGGCCCGCCTGCGGGCGGCCAGCCGTAGACAGGCGTCCCCCGAGACCTCCCAGGTGGCCAAGGTCTCCGTCGTCACGACCGACGAGTTCAGCATCGATCTGATCGCGAAGAAGGTGCGCCGGGGCGAGCGCACCGTGCGGCTGACGCCGACCGAGTGGCACCTGCTGGAGATCCTCATCACCCACCCGGGCCGGCTGATCACCCAGGGGCAGCTCCTGCTGGAAGTCTGGGGCCCGACCTACGGGGAGAACACCAACTACCTGCGTGTGTACATGGCTCAGCTACGGCGCAAACTGGAGGCGGACCCGTCACACCCGCGCTATCTGATCACCGAGCCGGGCATGGGATACCGCTTCGAACCCTGA
- the kdpB gene encoding potassium-transporting ATPase subunit KdpB has protein sequence MSTATPTRAPHQDVPSGHKPDAGRVGGGLFDAKQLLKSFPDAVRKLDPRIMIKSPVMFVVLIGSVVTTVLAIKDPTDWFGWAITVWLWLTTIFANLAEAVAEGRGKAQADTLRKAKTDSIARRLTEDGKGEEQVPGTELRIGDRVVCEAGDIIPGDGDVVEGVASVDESAITGESAPVIRESGGDRSAVTGGTKVLSDRVVIKITTKPGETFIDRMIALVEGAARQKTPNEIALNILLASLTIVFLLAVVTLQPFAIYAGAEQSMIVLTALLVCLIPTTIGALLSAIGIAGMDRLVQRNVLAMSGRAVEAAGDVSTLLLDKTGTITLGNRQASEFIPVKGTTEAELADAAQLSSLADETPEGRSIVVLAKEKYGLRERHQGELAHAEWIPFTAQTRMSGVDVDGKKTRKGAAGSVITWVKEQGGQVSEDADLLANRISEAGGTPLLVAVEDEKGARVLGVIHLKDVVKEGMRERFDELRRMGIKTIMITGDNPLTAKAIAEEAGVDDFLAEATPEDKMALIKREQAGGKLVAMTGDGTNDAPALAQADVGVAMNTGTSAAKEAGNMVDLDSNPTKLIEIVEIGKQLLITRGALTTFSIANDVAKYFAIIPAMFAVVYPGLDKLNIMGLHSPQSAILSAVIFNALIIIALVPLALKGVRYRPTSADKMLRRNLGIYGLGGLIAPFIGIKLIDLLISLIPGLH, from the coding sequence ATGAGCACCGCCACACCCACCAGGGCTCCGCACCAGGACGTACCCAGCGGCCACAAGCCGGACGCCGGGCGCGTGGGCGGCGGCCTCTTCGACGCCAAGCAGCTGCTGAAGTCCTTCCCGGACGCCGTCCGCAAGCTCGACCCGCGCATCATGATCAAGTCCCCGGTCATGTTCGTCGTCCTGATCGGCTCGGTCGTCACGACCGTCCTCGCGATCAAGGACCCGACGGACTGGTTCGGCTGGGCCATCACCGTCTGGCTCTGGCTGACCACCATCTTCGCCAACCTCGCGGAGGCCGTCGCGGAAGGCCGCGGCAAAGCCCAGGCCGACACCCTGCGCAAGGCCAAGACCGACTCCATCGCCCGCCGTCTGACCGAGGACGGCAAGGGTGAGGAGCAGGTCCCCGGCACGGAACTCCGTATCGGCGACCGGGTGGTCTGCGAGGCCGGGGACATCATCCCCGGCGACGGGGACGTCGTCGAAGGCGTCGCGTCCGTGGACGAGTCCGCCATCACGGGTGAGTCCGCGCCGGTGATCCGCGAGTCCGGTGGCGACCGCAGCGCGGTCACCGGCGGCACGAAGGTGCTCTCCGACCGGGTGGTCATCAAGATCACGACCAAGCCCGGCGAAACCTTCATCGACCGCATGATCGCCCTGGTCGAGGGCGCTGCCCGGCAGAAGACCCCGAACGAGATCGCCCTCAACATCCTCCTCGCCTCGCTCACCATTGTCTTCCTGCTGGCGGTGGTCACCCTCCAGCCCTTCGCGATCTACGCGGGCGCCGAGCAGTCGATGATCGTGCTGACCGCGCTGCTGGTCTGCCTGATCCCGACGACGATCGGGGCCCTGCTCTCCGCGATCGGCATCGCGGGCATGGACCGCCTCGTCCAGCGCAACGTCCTCGCCATGTCGGGCCGTGCGGTCGAAGCGGCGGGCGATGTCTCGACCCTGCTGCTCGACAAGACCGGCACCATCACCCTCGGCAACCGCCAGGCCTCCGAGTTCATCCCGGTCAAGGGCACCACCGAGGCCGAACTGGCCGACGCCGCGCAGCTGTCGTCCCTCGCGGACGAGACCCCCGAGGGCCGCTCCATCGTCGTCCTCGCGAAGGAGAAGTACGGGCTCCGCGAACGCCACCAGGGCGAACTCGCGCACGCCGAATGGATCCCCTTCACCGCCCAGACCCGCATGTCGGGTGTCGACGTCGACGGCAAGAAGACCCGCAAGGGCGCCGCCGGTTCGGTCATCACCTGGGTCAAGGAGCAGGGCGGCCAGGTCTCCGAGGACGCCGACCTCCTCGCGAACCGCATCTCCGAGGCCGGTGGCACCCCGCTGCTCGTGGCGGTCGAGGATGAGAAGGGCGCCCGCGTTCTGGGGGTCATCCACCTCAAGGACGTGGTCAAGGAAGGCATGCGCGAGCGGTTCGACGAGCTGCGCCGCATGGGCATCAAGACCATCATGATCACGGGCGACAACCCGCTGACCGCGAAGGCCATCGCCGAGGAGGCGGGCGTCGACGACTTCCTCGCCGAAGCGACGCCCGAGGACAAGATGGCCCTCATCAAGCGGGAGCAGGCGGGCGGCAAGCTCGTCGCGATGACCGGCGACGGCACCAACGACGCCCCCGCGCTCGCCCAGGCCGATGTCGGCGTCGCCATGAACACCGGCACCTCGGCCGCCAAGGAGGCCGGGAACATGGTGGACCTGGACTCCAACCCGACCAAACTCATCGAGATCGTGGAGATCGGCAAGCAGCTCCTGATCACCCGGGGAGCGCTCACCACGTTCTCCATCGCCAACGACGTGGCGAAGTACTTCGCGATCATCCCCGCGATGTTCGCGGTGGTCTACCCGGGCCTGGACAAGCTCAACATCATGGGCCTGCACTCGCCCCAGTCGGCGATCCTGTCCGCGGTCATCTTCAACGCCCTGATCATCATCGCCCTGGTCCCGCTCGCCCTCAAGGGCGTCCGCTACCGGCCCACCAGCGCCGACAAGATGCTCCGCCGCAACCTCGGCATCTACGGACTCGGCGGCCTCATCGCCCCGTTCATCGGCATCAAGCTCATCGACCTGCTCATCTCCCTCATCCCCGGGCTCCACTGA
- a CDS encoding potassium-transporting ATPase subunit C translates to MNTSVGNTVRLIGAGLRALLVLTVVCGVLYPLAVTGIAQAAFNNKANGSEIKDQSGQVVGSSLIGQSYNLPKKNPDDAEEAVKPDLKWFQPRPSNGLGSNSVNTQYSLILSGATNRSADNGAVNGKCTDQAEEGTLCAQVIAAKDAVVADNSTAGYKVKPEDVPADAVTSSGSGLDPEISPEYAKLQVHRVAEQNKLDVKQVEKLVADHTAGRTLGFMGEPRVNVLELNIALKTLSKS, encoded by the coding sequence ATGAACACCTCTGTAGGGAACACCGTGCGCCTCATCGGCGCGGGCCTCCGAGCGCTCCTCGTTCTGACCGTGGTCTGCGGGGTCCTCTACCCCCTCGCCGTCACCGGCATCGCCCAGGCCGCCTTCAACAACAAGGCCAACGGCTCCGAGATCAAGGACCAGAGCGGCCAGGTCGTCGGCTCCTCCCTCATCGGCCAGAGCTACAACCTGCCGAAGAAAAACCCGGACGACGCCGAAGAGGCCGTCAAGCCGGACCTCAAGTGGTTCCAGCCGCGCCCCTCCAACGGCCTCGGCAGCAACAGCGTCAACACCCAGTACTCGCTGATCCTCTCCGGCGCCACCAACCGCTCCGCCGACAACGGCGCGGTGAACGGCAAGTGCACCGACCAGGCGGAGGAGGGCACCCTCTGCGCCCAGGTCATCGCCGCCAAGGACGCCGTCGTCGCCGACAACTCCACGGCCGGCTACAAGGTCAAGCCCGAGGACGTGCCGGCCGACGCCGTCACCTCCTCCGGCTCCGGCCTCGACCCGGAGATCTCCCCCGAGTACGCCAAGCTCCAAGTCCACCGGGTAGCCGAGCAGAACAAGCTCGACGTCAAGCAGGTCGAAAAGCTCGTCGCGGACCACACCGCCGGCCGCACCCTCGGCTTCATGGGCGAACCCCGCGTCAACGTCCTCGAACTCAACATCGCCCTGAAGACTCTGTCCAAGAGCTGA
- the kdpA gene encoding potassium-transporting ATPase subunit KdpA, translating to MSPVLAGVLQLLALTAALALAYRPLGDYMARVYSSEKHYKPEKWIYKAIGANPSAEMRWPAYLRGVLAFSAASVLFLYGLQRLQGVLPGSLGFASIDPDQAFNTAASFVANTNWQSYSGEQAMGHVVQTGGLAVQNFVSAAVGMAVAVALVRGFARSRTGELGNFWSDLVRGTVRILLPLSVIGAVILVACGVIQNFSGIHEVGQFLGGTQQWNGGAVASQEVIKELGTNGGGYFNANSAHPFENPTPFSNLFEIFLILVIPFAMTRTFGRMVGNLRQGYAILATMATIWLGFTALMMWTEFAHHGPALQAAGGAMEGKETRYGIAASSIFSVATTLTSTGAVNSFHSSYTGLGGGIQLLGMQLGEIAPGGVGSGLYGMLIMAIIAVFIAGLMVGRTPEYLGKKIGTREIKLAACYILITPTLVLCFTAAAMALPTPPQSMLNSGAHGFSEVLYAYTSGANNNGSAFGGLSADTPWFNTTIGLAMLLGRFLPMVFVLALAGSLAEQKPVPETAGTLRTDKPLYTGLLVGTILIVTGLTYFPALALGPLAEGLAS from the coding sequence ATGAGTCCCGTTCTCGCTGGTGTGCTCCAGCTCCTCGCGCTGACCGCCGCGCTCGCACTGGCCTACCGCCCCCTGGGCGACTACATGGCCCGCGTCTACTCCTCGGAGAAGCACTACAAGCCGGAGAAGTGGATCTACAAGGCCATCGGGGCCAACCCGTCGGCCGAGATGCGCTGGCCCGCCTACCTGCGCGGTGTCCTCGCCTTCTCCGCGGCGTCCGTCCTCTTCCTCTACGGTCTCCAGCGCCTCCAGGGCGTGCTGCCCGGCTCGCTCGGCTTCGCCTCGATCGACCCCGACCAGGCCTTCAACACCGCCGCGTCGTTCGTCGCGAACACGAACTGGCAGTCGTACTCCGGCGAGCAGGCCATGGGCCACGTCGTGCAGACCGGCGGGCTGGCCGTGCAGAACTTCGTCTCGGCGGCGGTCGGCATGGCCGTCGCGGTGGCCCTCGTCCGCGGCTTCGCCCGCTCCCGCACCGGTGAACTGGGCAACTTCTGGTCCGACCTGGTGCGCGGCACCGTACGGATCCTGCTCCCGCTGTCGGTGATCGGCGCGGTCATCCTGGTCGCCTGCGGTGTCATCCAGAACTTCTCCGGGATCCACGAGGTCGGGCAATTCCTGGGCGGGACCCAGCAGTGGAACGGCGGCGCGGTCGCCTCGCAGGAGGTCATCAAGGAACTCGGGACCAACGGGGGCGGCTACTTCAACGCCAACTCCGCCCACCCCTTCGAGAACCCCACGCCCTTCTCCAACCTCTTCGAGATCTTCCTGATCCTGGTCATCCCGTTCGCGATGACCCGCACCTTCGGCCGCATGGTCGGCAACCTGCGCCAGGGTTACGCGATCCTCGCGACGATGGCCACGATCTGGCTCGGTTTCACCGCGCTGATGATGTGGACCGAATTCGCCCACCACGGCCCGGCGTTGCAGGCCGCGGGCGGTGCGATGGAGGGCAAGGAGACCCGGTACGGCATCGCCGCTTCCTCCATCTTCTCGGTCGCCACCACGCTCACCTCGACCGGCGCGGTCAACTCCTTCCACTCCTCCTACACCGGCCTCGGCGGCGGCATCCAGCTGCTGGGCATGCAGCTGGGCGAAATCGCGCCCGGCGGTGTCGGCTCCGGCCTCTACGGCATGCTGATCATGGCGATCATCGCGGTGTTCATCGCGGGCCTGATGGTCGGCCGCACCCCCGAATACCTGGGCAAGAAGATCGGCACCCGCGAGATCAAACTCGCCGCCTGCTACATCCTCATCACCCCCACCCTGGTGCTCTGCTTCACCGCCGCCGCGATGGCCCTGCCCACGCCGCCGCAGTCGATGCTGAACTCGGGCGCGCACGGTTTCTCCGAAGTCCTCTACGCCTACACCTCGGGCGCGAACAACAACGGCTCGGCCTTCGGCGGCCTGAGCGCCGACACCCCGTGGTTCAACACCACCATCGGCCTCGCCATGCTCCTCGGCCGCTTCCTGCCCATGGTGTTCGTCCTGGCCCTGGCCGGATCGCTCGCCGAGCAGAAGCCCGTACCGGAGACGGCGGGCACCCTCCGTACCGACAAGCCCCTCTACACGGGCCTCCTCGTCGGCACAATCCTCATCGTCACCGGTCTGACCTACTTCCCGGCCCTGGCACTGGGTCCGCTCGCCGAAGGGCTCGCATCATGA